From Drosophila suzukii chromosome 2R, CBGP_Dsuzu_IsoJpt1.0, whole genome shotgun sequence, a single genomic window includes:
- the row gene encoding uncharacterized protein row, which produces MTRVTRSEISLDMEFWVEELSPAQLAYYEKITNEHNAVKGALKNAVSANEGKELFSGQVFQAYSFKGKVLQELKEATLPKKPPKAADPPPTPTAPTSGTGRGRGRPPRQPSNIAYLESSDEGDDDVPLAKRLALSAGKKAVAVANASSTSSPKLGKKGSAAAAASSSSGKSSPVPKSSGKSSKEPKSDMESPPKNYRPAEVNSVGGLVVGSTDESKDSKDGKEGKDNKMQGKTYPSLVVLAKPFLKIKDMAATRSKLDSKVKLVLMLTPNKFCEWLLQEGLLRAQQHCINHRNNELKLGIYSDVTKFPYTGGYVWISDCCPYRFVSVFNNSIFEGAQHPPTFLLKLIYHWACQTSIQNVVQWVKVDSVYIKGIYTWLRAICTLAVHQKCKKLGGPGKFVEVGVISLGTTSQDGSQRQVKVEVLGVYDYAEKSIRLRAVEPITDGDRNYKKRFQAILEPLSRWVHKDSTICIDLTVDKITLFSMGFKNIVQAAATDNTAKHNNSAVMEYLRRIVPRMFQNTLSLLSRQMIQQFLDELVWRESFGTYALQAFNNIIIHIAEQTRVTTNETITQRLYQVATNPFKDWSVLPANYKETPANAAPKRLKKPINDADYVVSNKVPKKEKDREKDTMPTGAKRGRPPNPMNTPPPQVPFKKGPGRPPGSTNQPKGDKASTSKAAGPASASKSLSKSLGTKAFALKTPGKKPKEKDDKVSMVIKKEDEDLRGLEELYYGISDGTDEYYEMFPYSTPRTAHNNLAKTVECPICLNGDSFDSNEKLQTHLVSHISPEGKQHQFQCLFCLEKHPTESVLAKHNQIMHPTETKTEGSPSYYCLICQQRHNSLHLLTAHLQKVHSTLELPYWCHSCGYRSSSHRDLVRHYYDDHKHQNFLQCPYCLDIFYFSKRGVVNQLRIEHYFLHLDEHINKDPSLRCQKCSLTFLEKGDLKQHAVQHHVSMIKTNKPVRLLLNNSLLIPPPKVRTHHREQPPFSTYKRPVFFAFLEGKTCAECNTDYASEETHYTGWLHCVKCNYQTCCERAQFRHGVDCNGNFVDAMEVNMPQEMHCICGFATGNGNKMAQHLANCGLSTCYPSLEAASENAVKRNMLDMLGLVRRDGETSGEGAEISEAAEDVPDQNSEMLPPQEDHQMQQHHQGVEHQQQMQQELHEPQAELQPEYLSAPVEHEPVQNLPVHQSIPVGQSGPIQFGEMEAAPVMLDPQQQVQATPDYAQVSVVQQHQQQQPYGMSQYGQSSLATDIDMPLIGELSEPNAPPTPQFLGEVHTPMFDAVAAAEQQHYHAQHHHHPQ; this is translated from the exons ATGACGCGCGTAACGAGAAGTGAAATCTCCCTGGACATGGAGTTCTGGGTGGAGGAGCTGTCGCCGGCTCAGTTGGCGTACTATGAGAAGATCACTAACGAGCACAACGCGGTAAAGGGTGCGCTCAAGAACGCGGTGAGCGCCAACGAGGGCAAGGAACTCTTCAGCGGCCAGGTGTTCCAGGCGTACTCCTTCAAGGGCAAGGTGCTGCAGGAGCTCAAGGAGGCCACGCTGCCCAAGAAGCCGCCCAAGGCGGCGGATCCCCCGCCAACCCCCACTGCTCCTACCAGTGGCACGgggcgtgggcgtggccgaCCGCCCAGGCAGCCCTCCAACATCGCCTACCTGGAGTCTTCCGACGAGGGCGACGACGATGTGCCGCTGGCCAAGCGACTCGCCCTATCTGCGGGCAAAAAAGCGGTGGCCGTGGCCAACGCATCCTCCACTTCCTCTCCAAAACTCGGCAAGAAGGGATCTGCCGCGGCTGCAGCATCCTCTTCCTCTGGCAAGTCTTCACCCGTGCCCAAGAGCAGCGGGAAATCGTCCAAGGAACCCAAATCGGACATGGAGTCGCCCCCGAAGAACTACAGACCCGCCGAGGTTAATTCGGTGGGTGGTCTTGTGGTGGGCAGCACGGACGAAAGCAAAGACAGCAAGGATGGCAAGGAGGGCAAAGACAATAAGATGCAGGGCAAAACATATCCATCTTTGGTAGTCCTAGCCAAACCCTTCCTGAAGATCAAGGACATGGCTGCCACCCGCAGCAAGCTGGACTCAAAGGTCAAATTGGTGCTCATGCTGACGCCCAATAAGTTCTGCGAGTGGCTGCTCCAGGAGGGACTCCTCCGCGCCCAGCAGCACTGTATTAACCACCGCAACAACGAACTGAAGCTGG GCATATATTCGGATGTCACCAAGTTCCCCTATACGGGTGGCTATGTGTGGATTAGCGATTGTTGCCCCTATCGCTTCGTGTCCGTATTCAACAATTCCATTTTTGAAGGAGCCCAGCACCCGCCCACGTTCCTCCTAAAGCTGATTTACCATTGGGCCTGCCAAACCAGCATACAGAATGTGGTGCAGTGGGTTAAGGTGGACAGTGTTTACATCAAGGGTATCTACACCTGGCTAAGAGCCATTTGCACCTTGGCCGTGCATCAGAAGTGCAAGAAGTTGGGCGGACCCGGAAAGTTTGTGGAG GTGGGAGTAATTTCCCTAGGAACCACCTCCCAAGACGGCTCCCAGCGTCAGGTTAAGGTAGAGGTTCTTGGCGTCTATGACTACGCGGAGAAATCCATTCGGCTGCGGGCAGTGGAGCCCATCACCGATGGCGATCGCAACTACAAGAAGCGCTTCCAGGCCATTCTGGAGCCACTGTCGCGCTGGGTGCACAAGGACAGCACCATTTGCATTGACTTGACTGTCGACAAGATCACCCTATTCAGCATGGGATTCAAAAATATCGTACAAGCCGCTGCCACCGACAATACGGCCAAGCACAACAACTCTGCGGTAATGGAATACTTGCGCCGGATTGTGCCGCGTATGTTCCAGAACACCCTATCGCTACTCTCGCGCCAGATGATTCAGCAGTTCCTTGACGAGCTGGTCTGGCGCGAGTCCTTTGGCACATATGCCCTGCAGGCATttaacaacattattatacATATCGCCGAGCAGACGAGGGTAACCACCAATGAGACAATCACCCAGCGCCTGTATCAG GTGGCCACCAATCCGTTCAAGGACTGGAGTGTTCTGCCCGCTAACTACAAAGAGACCCCGGCCAATGCGGCCCCCAAGCGCCTCAAGAAAC CAATCAATGACGCCGACTATGTTGTCTCTAACAAGGTTCCAAAGAAGGAAAAGGATCGAGAAAAGGATACCATGCCCACTGGAGCTAAGCGTGGACGCCCACCAAACCCAATGAACACTCCACCACCTCAAGTTCCATTTAAGAAGGGTCCAGGTCGGCCACCAGGCAGTACCAACCAGCCGAAAGGAGACAAAGCGTCGACCTCGAAGGCGGCCGGACCTGCATCGGCATCAAAATCACTGTCTAAATCACTGGGAACCAAAGCTTTTGCCCTTAAAACACCCGGAAAAAAACCGAAAGAAAAGGATGATAAGGTTTCCATGGTCATTAAGAAGGAGGACGAGGACCTTAGAGGTTTGGAGGAGCTTTACTACGGCATTAGCGATGGCACGGACGAATACTACGAGATGTTCCCATACAGCACGCCCCGAACCGCCCACAACAACCTGGCAAAGACCGTGGAGTGTCCAATATGCCTAAATGGTGACTCCTTCGATTCCAACGAGAAACTGCAGACACACTTGGTTTCGCACATCTCTCCCGAGGGCAAGCAGCACCAGTTCCAGTGCCTCTTCTGCCTCGAGAAGCACCCCACTGAGTCGGTTCTGGCCAAGCACAATCAGATCATGCATCCGACCGAGACAAAGACGGAGGGCTCGCCCTCGTACTACTGCCTAATCTGCCAGCAGCGTCACAATTCCCTGCATCTTCTGACGGCCCATTTGCAGAAGGTGCACAGCACGCTGGAGCTCCCTTATTGGTGTCACTCCTGCGGCTACCGTTCATCGTCACATCGAGATTTGGTCCGGCACTACTATGACGACCACAAACACCAGAACTTCCTGCAGTGCCCCTACTGCTTGGAT ATTTTCTACTTCTCAAAGCGCGGCGTTGTTAATCAGCTACGTATTGAGCATTACTTCCTTCATTTGGACGAACACATCAACAAGGATCCCTCGCTGCGCTGTCAGAAGTGCTCACTTACCTTCCTCGAGAAGGGTGATCTTAAGCAGCATGCCGTTCAACACCATGTCAGCATGATCAAGACCAACAAGCCGGTGCGTCTCTTACTCAACAACTCGCTGTTGATTCCACCGCCCAAGGTACGCACTCACCACCGTGAGCAGCCGCCGTTCTCCACCTACAAGCGCCCAGTATTCTTTGCCTTCTTAGAGGGCAAGACTTGTGCCGAATGCAACACCGATTACGCCAGCGAGGAGACACATTACAC CGGTTGGCTGCACTGCGTTAAGTGCAATTATCAGACCTGCTGCGAACGAGCTCAATTCCGTCATGGCGTGGATTGTAATGGAAACTTTGTGGATGCCATGGAGGTGAATATGCCGCAGGAGATGCACTGTATCTGCGGCTTTGCCACCGGCAACGGCAACAAGATGGCTCAGCACTTGGCCAACTGTGGACTTAGCACCTGCTATCCTAGTTTGGAGGCGGCCAGTGAAAATGCCGTGAAGCGCAATATGCTGGACATGTTGGGTTTGGTCCGGCGCGACGGTGAAACCTCGGGCGAGGGTGCGGAAATCAGCGAGGCTGCCGAAGATGTCCCGGACCAGAACTCCGAAATGTTGCCACCGCAGGAAGATCATCAGATGCAGCAGCATCACCAAGGGGTGGAACACCAGCAACAAATGCAGCAGGAACTTCATGAGCCTCAAGCGGAGCTTCAACCGGAGTACTTGTCGGCGCCCGTGGAGCATGAACCAGTGCAGAATCTGCCAGTTCATCAGAGCATACCAGTGGGCCAGAGTGGGCCAATACAATTTGGTGAAATGGAGGCTGCTCCCGTAATGTTGGATCCCCAGCAGCAGGTGCAGGCCACTCCAGATTACGCCCAAGTTTCGGTGgtgcagcagcatcagcagcagcagccctACGGAATGAGCCAGTACGGCCAGAGCTCTTTGGCCACGGATATCGATATGCCTTTGATTGGAGAGCTCTCTGAGCCAAATGCCCCGCCAACGCCACAGTTCCTGGGCGAGGTACACACTCCCATGTTCGATGCCGTGGCTGCCGCCGAGCAACAGCACTATCACGCACAGCACCATCACCACCCGCAATGA
- the Ir51b gene encoding uncharacterized protein Ir51b: protein MRTVLVFLLLLSTRVQLQLIRGGHNMTLVKSVLTAIRVRENWKNTPIFIGANTNSYDLNNLMIWLQHTIQVTCHTVDASTAAHKEHPLGNYNINADDSVSLLFCQSTQAMIWFNLDKALRRLHRIRLIVVLPTKRSASYNALMGIFRRLWHFQFTNVLVLHRDQIYSYTPYPEIRFFKVDQNLNQLFPPSTNDFQGYVVSTPVENDIPRVFFVRDQKTGSKQIRGYGYRTFMEYLHRHNASLHVSNPYKEHATNSSVNMGRMMQRIMEGQVEISLHPYVDVPESMGDHSYPLLVASNCLIVPVRNEISRHMYLLLPLNQWSWLLLLGSVIYISGVLYWIQPGPGHRTWDQRIGLNILDSISRIIYICSPSRVYSPTLRYLMVSLQLTILGFVVTNLYSIQLSSFFTTLVVGEQVDSMEQLIQQQQKVLVKQYEFSTFLRHVEPHLVDGVARLLVGANASEQVSALLAFNRSYAYPFTLERWEFFSLQQQYAFKPIFRFSSACLGSPIIGYPMRSNCHLQWSLNKFILRIQAAGLLQHWFVSDFNDALSAGYVRLLDNVLGFHSLDIDSLRLGWAVLGCGWLLSAIIFLCERWRFSYSR, encoded by the coding sequence ATGCGCACGGTTCTTGTATTCCTCTTGCTGCTTTCTACTCGTGTCCAGTTGCAACTCATCCGCGGTGGTCACAATATGACTTTGGTGAAATCCGTGTTGACAGCCATTCGCGTTAGGGAGAATTGGAAAAATACCCCCATTTTTATAGGGGCCAACACGAATTCGTATGACCTGAACAACCTGATGATTTGGCTTCAACATACAATACAAGTAACTTGTCACACGGTGGATGCATCTACTGCAGCCCATAAGGAGCATCCACTGGGTAACTATAACATAAATGCCGATGATTCGGTCAGTCTGCTATTTTGCCAAAGCACTCAGGCAATGATTTGGTTTAATCTGGACAAGGCTCTTCGACGGCTACACCGCATTCGGCTGATTGTAGTTTTACCCACCAAACGAAGTGCATCTTACAATGCTTTAATGGGCATCTTCAGGAGACTATGGCATTTTCAGTTTACCAATGTTCTTGTTCTTCACAGAGATCAGATTTACTCATATACTCCTTACCCGGAAATACGTTTCTTTAAGGTggatcaaaatttaaatcagcTTTTTCCTCCAAGTACAAATGATTTCCAAGGCTATGTGGTATCCACCCCAGTGGAGAATGATATTCCTCGTGTGTTTTTTGTGCGGGATCAAAAAACTGGAAGCAAGCAGATTAGAGGATATGGATATCGTACATTCATGGAGTATCTGCATCGTCACAATGCCTCGTTGCATGTGAGTAACCCCTACAAGGAGCATGCCACCAACAGTAGTGTGAATATGGGACGGATGATGCAGAGGATAATGGAAGGCCAGGTGGAGATTTCATTGCATCCTTATGTGGACGTGCCGGAGTCTATGGGAGATCATAGCTATCCATTGCTAGTAGCCAGCAATTGCCTAATAGTCCCGGTCAGGAATGAAATATCCCGTCATATGTATCTGCTGCTGCCTCTCAATCAATGGAGTTGGTTACTGCTGCTCGGATCTGTAATCTATATTAGCGGAGTACTCTACTGGATTCAACCCGGTCCGGGGCATCGCACCTGGGATCAGCGGATTGGCCTTAACATCCTGGATAGCATTAGCcgaataatatatatatgctCCCCCTCGAGGGTTTACAGCCCAACACTGAGGTACCTTATGGTTTCATTACAGCTGACTATTCTAGGATTTGTGGTTACCAACCTCTACAGCATCCAGCTGAGCAGTTTCTTCACCACTTTGGTGGTGGGTGAGCAAGTGGATAGCATGGAACAGCTtatccagcagcagcaaaaagTTCTGGTTAAACAATACGAATTCAGCACGTTCCTGCGGCATGTGGAACCCCATTTGGTTGACGGAGTAGCCCGACTTTTAGTGGGCGCCAATGCCAGTGAACAAGTCTCCGCTCTTCTAGCTTTTAATCGCAGTTATGCCTACCCTTTCACCCTAGAAAGATGGGAATTTTTCTCCCTCCAGCAGCAATATGCCTTCAAGCCCATCTTTAGGTTTTCATCGGCATGCCTGGGATCCCCCATTATAGGCTATCCGATGCGGAGTAACTGTCATCTGCAGTGGTCGCTTAACAAATTTATACTGCGGATCCAGGCGGCAGGACTCTTGCAGCATTGGTTCGTATCCGACTTTAACGATGCATTGAGCGCTGGTTACGTTAGACTTCTGGACAACGTCCTTGGATTTCATTCTCTGGATATAGATTCCTTGCGCCTGGGATGGGCAGTCCTTGGATGTGGATGGCTGTTGTCCGCTATAATATTCCTTTGCGAACGCTGGCGGTTTTCCTATAGCCGCTAA